CAAAACATAGTGCAGAGGATCAAAGACAAGGTTGCTTTACTAAGTGAGCAGCCAGGTATTGGAAGACTGGGGCGAGTATCAAACACAAAAGAGCTGGTTGTGGATAAAACCTCATTTATTTTACCGTATCGGGTGCGTGATAATAAAATTGAAATCTTGCGAGTGTTTCACACTTCAAGACGTTGGCCAAAGAAAATTTAGACAACAAACAAAAGCCAAAGACCGTTGAATGTAGCTTGTGTGGACTTCTGTGATCCAGCTGAGTTTTCTAGGATAATACGCAATGCCCCAGCAGCGTGGCGTAGATAGAAAATCAAATAAGTACAGTGCTTTTATACGGAATCAATAACCCCTTTGATTCGATATTTAATGGATTTATGGATTAAATCGTAGCATAGTCAATCCCTTATTGTTTTCAGATGAAAATATAAAGGGATTTTTTAATGGGAAAAATTGCCGCTCAGTTTATTGCTCATAGACGAAAAAATGGGGAAGAGCAGTTGCTTGTTAAGCATCTTGCTGAGGTTGGTGAGATTGCCGCTC
This Gammaproteobacteria bacterium DNA region includes the following protein-coding sequences:
- a CDS encoding type II toxin-antitoxin system RelE/ParE family toxin, with protein sequence MKVVWFKRAIWDLKSAKDYIIQDNPQAAQNIVQRIKDKVALLSEQPGIGRLGRVSNTKELVVDKTSFILPYRVRDNKIEILRVFHTSRRWPKKI